From Streptomyces griseorubiginosus, one genomic window encodes:
- a CDS encoding DUF742 domain-containing protein — protein sequence MSTEGQGRSHWFDDEAGPVVRPYAMTRGRTTSVGQHRLDLIAVVVAEPHADDPEGDQSLSPEHVDIVDLCRDTPQSVAELSSELDLPVGVVRVLIGDLVDSEWVHVNRPVPPAELPDESILRDVINGLRAL from the coding sequence ATGAGCACAGAAGGACAGGGAAGAAGCCACTGGTTCGACGACGAGGCCGGACCGGTGGTCCGTCCGTACGCCATGACGCGCGGCCGCACCACAAGTGTCGGCCAGCACCGTCTCGACCTCATCGCGGTCGTCGTGGCCGAACCCCACGCGGACGATCCCGAAGGGGACCAGTCGCTGTCCCCGGAGCACGTGGACATCGTCGACCTCTGCCGGGACACCCCCCAGTCGGTCGCCGAGCTGTCCTCCGAACTCGACCTGCCCGTCGGGGTCGTACGGGTCCTGATCGGTGACCTCGTCGACTCCGAGTGGGTCCATGTGAACCGGCCGGTGCCGCCCGCCGAGCTCCCTGACGAAAGCATCCTGCGCGATGTGATCAACGGTCTGAGGGCCCTGTGA
- a CDS encoding ATP/GTP-binding protein, protein MIFGRSERGKPPVEPVTLKILVAGGFGVGKTTLVGAVSEIRPLRTEELLTEAGRPVDDISGVESKRTTTVAMDFGRITLREDLVLYLFGTPGQERFWFMWDELSEGALGAVVLADTRRLEDCFAAVDYFERRSIPFLVGVNCFEGAIRYPEEDVRQALDLDEDVPVVLCDARDKQSVKEVLVGVVQHAMALSARHRRPVTT, encoded by the coding sequence ATGATCTTCGGGCGTTCTGAGCGCGGAAAGCCCCCGGTCGAGCCCGTCACGCTCAAGATCCTGGTGGCCGGCGGCTTCGGCGTGGGCAAGACCACGCTCGTGGGCGCGGTCAGCGAGATCAGGCCGCTGCGCACCGAGGAACTGCTCACCGAGGCAGGCCGCCCGGTCGACGACATCAGCGGCGTGGAGAGCAAGCGCACCACGACCGTCGCCATGGACTTCGGCCGCATCACCCTGCGCGAGGACCTGGTGCTCTACCTGTTCGGCACGCCGGGACAGGAGCGGTTCTGGTTCATGTGGGACGAGCTCTCCGAGGGCGCCCTCGGCGCCGTCGTGCTCGCCGACACCCGCCGCCTGGAGGACTGCTTCGCCGCCGTCGACTACTTCGAGCGGCGCTCCATCCCGTTCCTCGTGGGCGTCAACTGCTTCGAGGGGGCGATCCGTTACCCCGAGGAGGACGTACGGCAGGCCCTCGACCTCGACGAGGACGTACCGGTCGTGCTGTGCGACGCCCGTGACAAGCAGTCGGTCAAGGAGGTCCTCGTGGGCGTCGTCCAGCACGCGATGGCCTTGTCGGCACGCCACCGCCGACCGGTCACCACCTGA
- a CDS encoding roadblock/LC7 domain-containing protein, giving the protein MTAPKATDKSGELNWLLDDLVERVASIRKALVLSSDGLPTGVSQDLTREDSEHLAAVASGFHSLAKGVGRHFEAGNVRQTVVELDDAFLFVTAAGDGSCLAVLSDADSDVGLVAYEMTLLVKRVGVHLGAAPRTDLPQGG; this is encoded by the coding sequence ATGACCGCACCGAAGGCGACCGACAAGTCCGGCGAGCTGAACTGGCTCCTCGACGACCTGGTGGAGCGCGTCGCGAGCATCCGCAAGGCCCTGGTGCTCTCCAGCGACGGCCTCCCGACCGGTGTGTCCCAGGACCTGACCCGCGAGGACAGCGAGCACCTCGCCGCCGTGGCGTCCGGCTTCCACAGCCTCGCCAAGGGTGTGGGCCGGCACTTCGAGGCGGGCAACGTCCGCCAGACCGTGGTCGAGCTGGACGACGCGTTCCTGTTCGTGACGGCCGCCGGCGACGGCAGCTGCCTCGCCGTCCTCTCGGACGCCGACTCGGACGTGGGCCTCGTCGCGTACGAGATGACGCTCCTGGTCAAGCGGGTCGGTGTGCATCTCGGTGCCGCCCCGCGCACCGATCTGCCTCAGGGCGGGTAG
- a CDS encoding GntR family transcriptional regulator, which yields MAEQLSGLADDRALLGRTSTAERVSDILRSRIAEGYFPPGTRLSEDSIGGALGVSRNTLREAFRLLTHERLLVHELNRGVFVRVLTVEDVEDIYRTRSLVECAVVRGLGEPPYALDGLAGAVAEGRRAVREGDWKTLGTANIHFHRELVALAGSDRTDELMRSVFAELRLAFHVVDDPKALHEPYLARNQQILEALEAGDKVEAEKLLAVYLRDSLRRVVDVYQRRVSAP from the coding sequence ATGGCAGAGCAGCTGAGCGGACTGGCCGACGATCGCGCCCTCCTGGGCCGCACCAGCACGGCCGAGCGGGTCTCGGACATCCTCAGGAGCCGTATCGCGGAGGGCTATTTCCCGCCAGGGACACGGCTGTCGGAGGACAGCATCGGGGGCGCCCTCGGGGTCTCCCGCAACACCCTGCGCGAGGCGTTCCGCCTGCTCACGCACGAGCGCCTGCTCGTCCACGAACTCAACCGGGGCGTGTTCGTGCGGGTCCTCACCGTCGAGGACGTCGAGGACATCTACCGCACCCGCTCGCTCGTCGAGTGCGCCGTCGTCCGCGGGCTCGGCGAGCCGCCGTACGCCCTGGACGGGCTCGCAGGCGCGGTCGCCGAGGGCCGGCGGGCGGTGCGCGAAGGTGACTGGAAAACGCTGGGCACGGCCAACATCCACTTCCACCGCGAACTCGTCGCCCTCGCCGGCAGCGACCGCACCGACGAACTGATGCGCAGCGTCTTCGCCGAACTCCGGCTGGCGTTCCACGTGGTGGACGACCCGAAGGCCCTGCACGAGCCGTACCTGGCCAGAAACCAGCAGATCCTGGAGGCGTTGGAGGCGGGCGACAAAGTTGAGGCCGAAAAGCTGCTGGCGGTGTATCTGCGCGATTCACTGCGACGCGTGGTCGATGTCTACCAGCGGCGGGTGAGCGCCCCGTAG
- a CDS encoding nitrate- and nitrite sensing domain-containing protein, with protein sequence MRFRGKSIRRKIVALLLVPLVSLIAVWGFATVLTGREVAQLFQVSTVTEKLGYPIEDTVRVLQQERRQSLVYLADPRASDALSALRDTRNASDDAIAKFRRNAHDPDVRDGLDQDDDERLTAVLDAFDGIDSLRRSVEEGTVSRLQALDQYNRLVDPAYALLATLDGVDSVELDKQARALVNITRARELLSREDALLGSSLVVGKLTRDEIRDVSDLVAQRTLMYDVSLAVLPTSERERYERFWKNAGTAPLRSAEQSVATAEPGTFDKVSAKSWDAAAGTALDELAKLDDQAGDRLQDRVRPDAMGVIIKAAAVGVLGLIALLFSLILSVRVGRTLIRDLRQLRLEAHEASGVRLPSVMRRLSVGEQVDVETEVPRLEYDKNEIGEVGQALNTLQRAAVEAAVKQAELRAGVSEVFVNLARRSQVLLHKQLTLLDTMERRTEDTDELADLFRLDHLTTRMRRHAEGLVILSGAAPSRQWRKPVQLMDVVRAAVAEVEDYERIEVRRLPRVAVTGPAVADLTHLVAELLENATVFSPPHTAVQVVGERVANGFTLEIHDRGLGMAADALLDANLRLAETPEFELSDTDRLGLFVVSRLAQRQNVRVSLQPSPYGGTTAVVFIPDALLTDDVPDTNGIGFRLDRPQPSKEAELEAAQRVSLTRGPAQLPGMPPAILDGPVELEAPVDLDALNDFPGVLDSEDSERGGLFRPRRSLAQVDDDGPDADGGAGDGPVSLPRRRTPKLVSSHGRPVTDERPGREERDESPAIGPGDSRPRTAPSVTAGASRPEPPTLPSRRRAAALRRGTGVADRVDELTEVPTSSASPGRELGGPAGAPALPRRTRRAEIASSGTASDDTVAGAAGPSGAGDATGATGVSGPTGPAGASGAFGRPAAPALGPVRSVPGALGSGGGSGGAARGPQDSASGTTPLPRRVRQANLAPQLKQAPDRRPQKQAEPADRDADEVRSRMASLQRGWQRGREENAAGDDTSGGTAPQRTTKGDGR encoded by the coding sequence ATGCGCTTTCGCGGGAAGTCGATCCGCCGGAAGATCGTGGCGCTGCTTCTCGTGCCGCTGGTGTCCCTGATCGCGGTGTGGGGCTTCGCCACGGTACTGACGGGACGTGAGGTCGCCCAGCTCTTCCAGGTGTCGACCGTCACGGAGAAGCTCGGGTATCCCATCGAGGACACTGTGCGCGTGCTCCAGCAGGAACGTCGCCAGTCGCTCGTCTACCTGGCCGATCCCCGTGCCTCTGACGCCCTGTCCGCGCTGCGCGACACGAGGAACGCCTCGGACGACGCCATCGCCAAGTTCCGCCGGAACGCCCACGATCCCGATGTGCGCGACGGCCTGGACCAGGACGACGACGAACGGCTCACCGCCGTCCTGGACGCCTTCGACGGCATCGACTCGCTGCGCCGCAGCGTCGAGGAGGGGACCGTCTCCCGGCTCCAGGCCCTCGACCAGTACAACCGCCTCGTCGACCCGGCCTACGCCCTCCTCGCCACCCTCGACGGCGTCGACAGCGTGGAACTGGACAAGCAGGCACGGGCCCTGGTCAACATCACCCGGGCCCGCGAACTGCTCTCCCGCGAGGACGCCCTGCTCGGATCCTCCCTGGTGGTGGGCAAGCTCACCCGCGACGAGATCCGTGACGTCTCCGACCTCGTCGCCCAGCGCACCCTGATGTACGACGTCAGCCTCGCCGTGCTGCCGACGTCGGAGCGCGAGCGCTACGAGCGGTTCTGGAAGAACGCCGGCACGGCGCCGCTGCGCTCCGCCGAGCAGTCCGTCGCCACCGCCGAGCCCGGCACCTTCGACAAGGTCAGCGCCAAGAGCTGGGACGCGGCAGCCGGCACCGCGCTCGACGAACTCGCCAAGCTCGACGACCAGGCGGGCGACCGCCTCCAGGACCGGGTCCGGCCGGACGCGATGGGCGTCATCATCAAGGCCGCCGCGGTCGGCGTCCTCGGCCTGATCGCCCTGCTCTTCTCGCTGATCCTGTCCGTACGCGTCGGCCGCACCCTCATCCGCGACCTGCGGCAACTGCGCCTGGAGGCCCACGAGGCGTCCGGCGTACGGCTGCCCAGCGTGATGCGCCGCCTGTCCGTGGGCGAACAGGTCGACGTCGAGACCGAGGTCCCGCGCCTGGAGTACGACAAGAACGAGATCGGCGAGGTCGGCCAGGCCCTCAACACCCTCCAGCGCGCCGCCGTCGAAGCCGCCGTGAAACAGGCCGAGTTGCGGGCCGGTGTCTCCGAGGTCTTCGTCAACCTCGCCCGCCGCAGCCAGGTCCTGCTGCACAAGCAACTCACCCTGCTCGACACCATGGAGCGTCGCACCGAGGACACCGACGAACTCGCCGACCTGTTCCGCCTGGACCACCTGACCACCCGTATGCGCCGGCACGCCGAGGGCCTCGTGATCCTCTCCGGCGCCGCCCCCTCCCGGCAGTGGCGCAAACCCGTCCAGCTGATGGACGTCGTACGCGCCGCCGTCGCCGAGGTCGAGGACTACGAGCGCATCGAGGTCCGACGGCTGCCCAGGGTCGCCGTGACCGGACCGGCCGTCGCGGACCTCACCCACCTGGTGGCCGAACTCCTGGAGAACGCCACGGTGTTCTCCCCGCCGCACACCGCCGTCCAGGTCGTGGGGGAGCGCGTCGCCAACGGCTTCACCCTGGAGATCCACGACCGCGGACTCGGCATGGCCGCCGACGCGCTGCTGGACGCCAACCTCCGGCTCGCGGAGACACCCGAGTTCGAGCTGTCCGACACCGACCGCCTGGGCCTGTTCGTGGTCAGCCGGCTCGCGCAGCGGCAGAACGTCCGGGTCTCGCTTCAGCCTTCGCCGTACGGCGGTACGACGGCCGTCGTCTTCATCCCCGACGCGCTGCTGACCGACGACGTCCCCGACACCAACGGCATCGGCTTCCGCCTGGACCGCCCCCAGCCGTCGAAGGAGGCCGAACTGGAGGCGGCCCAGCGGGTCTCGCTCACCCGGGGACCGGCCCAGCTGCCGGGCATGCCGCCCGCGATCCTGGACGGCCCGGTCGAACTGGAGGCTCCCGTCGACCTGGACGCCCTGAACGACTTCCCGGGCGTGCTCGACTCCGAGGACAGCGAGCGCGGCGGGCTGTTCCGGCCGCGCCGCTCCCTGGCCCAGGTGGACGACGACGGCCCGGACGCCGACGGTGGCGCCGGCGACGGTCCGGTGTCGCTGCCCCGCCGCCGTACCCCCAAGCTGGTCAGCTCCCACGGGCGTCCGGTCACCGACGAGCGGCCGGGCCGCGAGGAGCGGGACGAGTCGCCCGCGATCGGCCCCGGCGACTCCCGGCCCCGGACGGCTCCCTCGGTGACCGCGGGTGCCTCGCGCCCGGAGCCTCCCACGCTGCCGAGCCGCCGCCGTGCCGCTGCTCTTCGCCGGGGCACCGGCGTGGCCGACCGCGTCGACGAGCTGACGGAGGTGCCGACCTCCTCGGCATCACCGGGCCGTGAGCTCGGCGGCCCGGCGGGAGCCCCCGCGCTGCCTCGGCGCACCCGGCGTGCGGAGATCGCGTCGAGCGGCACGGCGTCGGACGACACGGTTGCCGGAGCCGCCGGGCCTTCGGGCGCCGGTGACGCCACGGGGGCCACCGGTGTCAGCGGGCCCACAGGCCCTGCGGGAGCCTCCGGAGCCTTCGGCAGGCCGGCCGCGCCCGCTCTCGGCCCCGTCAGATCCGTTCCCGGGGCCCTCGGAAGCGGCGGCGGCTCCGGCGGCGCCGCGCGCGGCCCGCAGGACTCCGCTTCCGGCACCACCCCGCTGCCCCGCCGCGTCCGGCAGGCCAACCTGGCCCCGCAGCTGAAGCAGGCCCCCGACCGGCGCCCCCAGAAGCAGGCGGAGCCCGCCGACCGGGACGCCGACGAGGTACGCAGCCGTATGGCCTCGCTCCAGCGCGGCTGGCAGCGCGGCCGCGAGGAGAACGCCGCGGGCGACGACACGTCCGGCGGCACAGCACCACAACGAACGACTAAGGGGGACGGTCGATGA
- a CDS encoding MIP/aquaporin family protein has product MSNGDVFLGEVIGTAILILFGAGVVAAVVLNYSKAKDAGWVVIAFGWGFGVLAGAYTAAPLSGGHLNPAVTLGIAVDTGDWDQVPIYIAGQMVGAMLGAVLCWLTYYAQFQANAEEEIAQPTLGIFSTGPAIRNPVANLITEIIATVGLVLPILAFGLTKGLGESGTAVLVVAFLVVGIGLSLGGPTGYAINPARDLGPRIVHALLPIPNKGTSDWGYAWIPVVGPLIGGALSGVIFNAAF; this is encoded by the coding sequence ATGAGCAACGGAGACGTATTCCTCGGTGAGGTCATCGGTACGGCGATTCTGATCCTCTTCGGCGCCGGTGTGGTCGCCGCCGTCGTACTCAACTACTCCAAGGCGAAGGACGCCGGCTGGGTCGTCATCGCCTTCGGCTGGGGCTTCGGTGTGCTGGCCGGGGCGTACACCGCCGCCCCGCTGTCCGGCGGGCACCTCAACCCCGCCGTGACCCTCGGGATCGCCGTCGACACCGGGGACTGGGACCAGGTACCGATCTACATCGCCGGGCAGATGGTGGGCGCCATGCTCGGGGCGGTCCTGTGCTGGCTGACCTACTACGCGCAGTTCCAGGCCAACGCCGAGGAGGAGATCGCCCAGCCCACGCTCGGGATCTTCTCCACCGGGCCCGCGATCCGCAATCCCGTGGCGAACCTGATCACGGAGATCATCGCGACCGTCGGTCTGGTGCTGCCGATCCTGGCCTTCGGGCTCACCAAGGGGCTCGGCGAGTCGGGTACCGCGGTCCTGGTCGTCGCGTTCCTGGTGGTCGGCATCGGTCTGTCGCTCGGCGGGCCCACCGGATACGCCATCAACCCGGCCCGTGACCTGGGCCCGCGTATCGTCCACGCCCTGCTGCCGATCCCCAACAAGGGCACCTCGGACTGGGGTTACGCGTGGATACCGGTGGTGGGACCGCTGATCGGCGGGGCGCTGTCCGGGGTGATCTTCAACGCGGCCTTCTGA
- a CDS encoding lipid-transfer protein: MTGEVAVLGAGMHPWGKWGRGFVEYGVTAARAALADAGLEWRDVGSIVGADTVRGGYPGYVAGATFAKALGWQGARVASVYAACASGAQAVAAARAQILAGLADVVLVVGADAAPKGFFRPAGGDRPDDPDWLRFRVLGATNPTYFGLYARRRMAVHGDTSEDFAQVKVKNSAMGALNPNARYRKRVTADEVAASAVVADPLRLLDICATSDGGAALVLSSMEFARRRGATAPVRIRAVSTVTPTYPNTVLDLPDIATDSAAAVEPTERTFRASIAHAAYQEAGIGPEDLSLAEVYDLSTALELQWYEDLGLCGEGEGAKLLREGATAAGGRIPVNMSGGLASFGEAVPAQAIAQVCELTWQLRGDAGQRQVEHARVGITANQGLFGHGSAVMAVR, encoded by the coding sequence ATGACGGGAGAGGTGGCGGTGCTCGGCGCGGGCATGCACCCGTGGGGCAAGTGGGGGCGCGGTTTCGTCGAGTACGGCGTGACGGCGGCCCGCGCGGCGCTGGCCGACGCGGGTCTGGAGTGGCGGGACGTCGGTTCGATCGTCGGCGCGGACACCGTGCGGGGCGGTTATCCGGGCTATGTGGCGGGGGCGACCTTCGCCAAGGCGCTGGGCTGGCAGGGGGCCCGGGTCGCCAGTGTCTACGCGGCGTGCGCGTCCGGGGCCCAGGCGGTCGCCGCCGCGCGGGCGCAGATCCTCGCGGGGCTCGCCGACGTGGTGCTGGTGGTGGGCGCCGACGCGGCTCCCAAGGGTTTCTTCCGGCCCGCGGGCGGCGACCGGCCCGACGATCCGGACTGGCTGCGGTTCCGGGTGCTCGGGGCCACCAACCCCACCTATTTCGGGCTGTACGCGCGGCGGCGGATGGCCGTGCACGGGGACACTTCCGAGGACTTCGCGCAGGTCAAGGTGAAGAACTCCGCGATGGGCGCGCTGAATCCGAACGCGCGCTACCGGAAGCGGGTCACCGCGGACGAGGTGGCGGCCTCGGCGGTGGTGGCCGATCCGCTGCGGCTGCTCGACATCTGCGCCACTTCGGACGGCGGGGCGGCGCTGGTGCTCTCCAGCATGGAGTTCGCGCGTCGGCGGGGTGCCACCGCGCCCGTGCGGATCAGGGCGGTGTCGACGGTGACGCCGACGTATCCGAACACCGTGCTGGACCTGCCGGACATCGCGACGGACTCCGCGGCGGCGGTGGAGCCGACCGAGCGGACGTTCCGCGCGTCGATCGCGCACGCGGCCTACCAGGAGGCCGGCATCGGACCGGAGGATCTCTCGCTCGCCGAGGTGTACGACCTCTCCACGGCGCTGGAACTGCAGTGGTACGAGGACCTCGGGCTGTGCGGGGAGGGCGAGGGCGCGAAGCTCCTGCGCGAGGGGGCCACGGCGGCGGGCGGGCGCATACCCGTCAACATGAGCGGCGGGCTCGCCTCCTTCGGCGAGGCGGTCCCGGCCCAGGCGATCGCCCAGGTGTGCGAGCTCACATGGCAGTTGCGGGGCGACGCGGGGCAACGGCAGGTCGAGCACGCGCGCGTGGGGATCACCGCGAACCAGGGGCTGTTCGGGCACGGGTCGGCGGTGATGGCGGTGCGGTGA
- a CDS encoding MFS transporter: protein MSTTRPPQTLTSSPSSTEDGALGWFRALGPRGRRAFAGAFGGYALDSYDYFTLPLSMVALAAYFGLDSGQTGLFTTVTLLASGIGGALAGVLADRAGRVRALMITVITYAVFTVACGFAPNFESLLVFRALQGLGFGGEWAVGAILVAEYASAKHRGRTLGAIQSSWAVGWALAAIMYTLVFSVFDDGTAWRVMFWTGALPALLVVWMRRRVQDAPEAVAVREKSAGKGSFAAIFKPDLLRTTIFAGLLSTGVQGGYYTLATWVPTYLKSDRGLSVVGTGGYLTFLISGAFLGYLTGGYLTDRLGRRRNIWLFALLSAVCIVAYGNIPSGADTWLLVLGFPLGFCMSAIFSGFGSYLSELYPTAVRGSGQGFTYNTGRAVGAVFPTTVGFLADSWGVGGALVFGAIGYGIAALALLGLPETQGRELA from the coding sequence ATGAGCACGACCCGTCCCCCTCAGACCCTGACCAGCAGCCCCTCGTCGACCGAAGACGGGGCGTTGGGCTGGTTCCGGGCGCTCGGTCCGCGCGGCCGCCGCGCCTTCGCCGGCGCGTTCGGCGGCTACGCCCTCGACTCCTACGACTACTTCACGCTGCCCTTGAGCATGGTCGCGCTGGCCGCGTACTTCGGCCTGGACAGCGGCCAGACCGGCCTGTTCACCACCGTCACCCTGCTGGCCTCCGGCATCGGCGGTGCCCTGGCTGGGGTGCTGGCCGACCGGGCCGGCCGGGTCCGGGCCCTGATGATCACAGTGATCACCTACGCGGTCTTCACCGTGGCCTGCGGCTTCGCGCCCAACTTCGAGTCACTGCTGGTCTTCCGCGCCCTCCAGGGCCTCGGTTTCGGCGGCGAGTGGGCGGTCGGCGCGATCCTGGTCGCCGAGTACGCGAGCGCCAAGCACCGGGGCCGCACCCTGGGCGCGATCCAGAGCTCCTGGGCCGTGGGCTGGGCCCTGGCCGCGATCATGTACACGCTGGTCTTCTCGGTCTTCGACGACGGCACGGCCTGGCGTGTGATGTTCTGGACCGGAGCGCTGCCCGCGCTCCTGGTCGTCTGGATGCGCCGCCGTGTCCAGGACGCCCCCGAGGCGGTCGCGGTACGCGAGAAGAGCGCCGGAAAGGGCTCCTTCGCGGCGATCTTCAAGCCGGATCTGCTCCGTACGACGATCTTCGCCGGGCTGCTGTCCACCGGGGTCCAGGGCGGCTACTACACGCTCGCCACCTGGGTGCCCACGTACCTGAAGAGCGACCGCGGGCTGTCGGTCGTCGGCACCGGCGGCTATCTGACCTTCCTGATCTCCGGCGCCTTCCTCGGCTATCTGACCGGCGGCTACCTCACCGACCGGCTGGGCCGCCGGCGCAACATCTGGCTCTTCGCCCTGCTCTCGGCCGTCTGCATCGTGGCCTACGGCAACATTCCGAGCGGAGCGGACACCTGGCTCCTGGTGCTCGGGTTCCCCCTCGGGTTCTGCATGTCGGCGATCTTCAGCGGCTTCGGGTCCTATCTGAGCGAGCTGTACCCGACGGCGGTGCGCGGCTCGGGCCAGGGCTTCACGTACAACACGGGCCGCGCGGTCGGCGCGGTCTTCCCGACCACCGTCGGCTTCCTGGCCGACAGTTGGGGCGTGGGCGGGGCGCTGGTCTTCGGCGCCATCGGCTACGGCATCGCCGCCCTGGCCCTGCTCGGACTGCCGGAGACTCAAGGGAGGGAACTCGCGTGA
- a CDS encoding Zn-ribbon domain-containing OB-fold protein, with protein sequence MVTGWFTGDGDDFTLLGTRCSVCASVFFPREDAHCRNPGCAGGELAEIPLSRRGRVWSYTDSRYRPPSPYVTDPELPWEPCTLIAVELAAERIVVLGQAVPGVTVADLTVGAEVEVVPGVLHEDGETVFTTWRWRPTGVTA encoded by the coding sequence GTGGTCACCGGATGGTTCACCGGTGACGGAGACGACTTCACGCTTCTCGGGACCCGCTGCTCCGTCTGCGCCTCGGTGTTCTTCCCGCGCGAGGACGCCCATTGCCGCAACCCCGGATGCGCCGGTGGCGAGCTGGCGGAGATTCCGCTTTCGCGGCGCGGGCGGGTCTGGTCCTACACGGACAGCCGGTACCGGCCACCGTCACCCTATGTGACCGATCCGGAACTTCCGTGGGAGCCGTGCACGTTGATCGCTGTGGAGCTGGCCGCGGAGCGGATCGTGGTGCTGGGGCAGGCCGTTCCCGGGGTCACCGTCGCCGATCTGACGGTGGGAGCGGAGGTGGAGGTCGTCCCCGGTGTCCTGCATGAGGACGGGGAGACGGTGTTCACGACATGGCGGTGGCGGCCGACGGGGGTGACGGCATGA
- the glpK gene encoding glycerol kinase GlpK, which yields MTDKFVAAIDQGTTSSRCIIFSQDGAIVAVDQREHRQIFPKPGWVEHDATEIWSKVQAVVAGAIAKAGLRADQLSALGITNQRETTVLWDRATGKPVHNAIVWQDTRTAALTNQLGGSDGQDRFREQTGLPLATYFSGPKAAWLLDNVPGLRARAENGEIAFGTIDSWLIWNLTGGTDGGRHVTDVTNAGRTMLMNLETLQWDQSILSAMNVPDAVLPEIRSSAEVYGTAVGQLAGVPVASALGDQQAAVFGQACYDVGTAKNTYGTGSFLLLNTGTRPVPSKNGLLTTMGYKIGSEAPVYCLEGSIAITGALVQWFRDQLGIIRTADEIEPLAASVEDNGGAYIVPAFSGLFAPYWRSDARGVVTGLTRYVTKAHLARAVLEATSWQTREVVDAMYQDSGVQITTLKVDGGMTKNNLLMQHQADVLDVPVVRPKVSETTCLGAAYAAGLATGVWNDLDELKSHWQKDVEWTPNMEASVRDRQYHNWRKAVEKSFGWEEDGEN from the coding sequence ATGACGGACAAGTTCGTCGCCGCTATCGACCAGGGCACCACCTCCAGCCGCTGCATCATCTTCAGCCAGGACGGCGCGATCGTGGCCGTCGACCAGCGCGAGCACCGCCAGATCTTCCCCAAGCCCGGCTGGGTGGAGCACGACGCCACCGAGATCTGGTCCAAGGTGCAGGCCGTGGTGGCCGGCGCGATCGCCAAGGCCGGGCTCCGTGCCGACCAGCTCAGCGCGCTCGGCATCACCAACCAGCGGGAGACGACGGTCCTGTGGGACCGCGCCACCGGCAAGCCCGTGCACAACGCGATCGTGTGGCAGGACACCCGCACCGCGGCCCTGACCAACCAACTGGGCGGCTCGGACGGGCAGGACCGGTTCCGCGAACAGACCGGGCTGCCGCTGGCCACCTACTTCTCCGGCCCGAAGGCGGCCTGGCTGCTGGACAACGTGCCGGGGCTGCGTGCGCGGGCCGAGAACGGCGAGATCGCCTTCGGCACGATCGACTCCTGGCTGATCTGGAACCTCACCGGCGGCACGGACGGCGGCCGGCACGTCACCGACGTGACCAACGCCGGGCGGACCATGCTGATGAACCTGGAGACCCTCCAGTGGGACCAGTCGATCCTGTCCGCCATGAACGTGCCGGACGCCGTGCTCCCCGAGATCAGGTCCTCCGCCGAGGTCTACGGCACCGCCGTCGGCCAACTCGCGGGCGTGCCCGTGGCGTCCGCGCTGGGCGACCAGCAGGCCGCGGTGTTCGGGCAGGCCTGCTACGACGTGGGCACGGCGAAGAACACGTACGGCACGGGTTCCTTCCTGCTGCTCAACACCGGAACCCGGCCGGTGCCGTCGAAGAACGGGCTGCTGACGACCATGGGGTACAAGATCGGCTCCGAGGCGCCGGTCTACTGCCTGGAGGGGTCGATCGCCATCACGGGCGCCCTGGTGCAGTGGTTCCGCGACCAGCTCGGCATCATCCGTACCGCCGATGAGATCGAGCCTCTGGCGGCGAGCGTCGAGGACAACGGCGGCGCGTACATCGTGCCCGCCTTCTCCGGTCTGTTCGCGCCCTATTGGCGCTCGGACGCGCGCGGGGTCGTCACGGGGCTCACCCGGTACGTCACCAAGGCGCACCTCGCGCGGGCCGTCCTGGAGGCGACGAGCTGGCAGACACGCGAGGTCGTGGACGCCATGTACCAGGACTCCGGGGTGCAGATCACCACCCTGAAGGTCGACGGCGGCATGACCAAGAACAACCTGCTGATGCAGCACCAGGCCGATGTCCTTGACGTGCCCGTGGTCCGGCCGAAGGTCTCCGAGACCACGTGCCTGGGCGCCGCGTACGCGGCCGGGCTCGCCACGGGCGTGTGGAACGACCTCGACGAGCTGAAGTCCCACTGGCAGAAGGACGTCGAGTGGACGCCGAACATGGAGGCGTCCGTCCGGGACCGCCAGTACCACAACTGGCGCAAGGCCGTGGAGAAGAGCTTCGGCTGGGAGGAGGACGGCGAGAACTAG